A single region of the Salvia splendens isolate huo1 chromosome 18, SspV2, whole genome shotgun sequence genome encodes:
- the LOC121775918 gene encoding putative glucose-6-phosphate 1-epimerase — translation MGHSAAVWDHRASLELTKDWNGIDQVVLRNPRGASARVSLHGAQVISWRNDRGEELLFTTSKAIFKSPKAMRGGISICFPQFGNCHSLEQHGFARNKIWTIEDDPPPLHPNDSLGKSFVDLLLKPIEEDLKFWPHSFEFRLRVSLSSDGNLILISRIRNINGKPFSFSLAYHTHFSVSDISEVRIEGLETLDYLDNLSQRERFTEQGDALTFESEIDRVYLSSPKCVAVLDHEKKRTYVIRKEGLPDMVVWNPWEKKSKAMADFGDEEYKQMLCVNAAAIEKNITLKPGEEWTGRIELAAVPSSFCCDELEPHLDYF, via the exons ATGGGGCATTCTGCAGCAGTTTGGGACCATAGAGCTTCTCTTGAATTGACCAAGGACTGGAATGGAATCGATCAGGTTGTGCTTCGGAACCCTCGTGGGGCTTCTGCACGA GTGAGCCTGCATGGAGCACAAGTTATCTCATGGAGGAACGATAGAGGCGAAGAGCTTCTTTTCACTACTAGTAAG GCCATCTTTAAGTCTCCAAAAGCAATGCGAGGAGGCATCTCTATTTGCTTTCCACAG TTTGGGAACTGTCATTCGCTCGAGCAGCATGGATTTGCCAGGAACAAGATTTGGACAATCGAGGATGATCCTCCTCCACTTCATCCAAATGACTCTCTTGGTAAATCCTTTGTTGATTTGCTACTCAAACCCATTGAAGAAGATCTGAAGTTCTGGCCTCACAG CTTTGAGTTTCGCCTacgagtttctctctcatcgGATGGAAACTTGATACTGATATCGCGCATCAGGAATATAAATGGGAAACCTTTCAGTTTCTCTTTGGCCTATCATACACATTTCTCTGTTTCTGACATTAG CGAAGTGAGGATAGAAGGTTTAGAGACGCTGGACTACCTCGACAACCTCTCCCAAAGGGAACGATTCACGGAGCAAGGTGACGCCCTAACATTCGAATCTGAG ATAGACCGTGTTTACCTAAGCTCACCCAAGTGTGTCGCTGTTCTTGATCACGAGAAGAAACGGACATATGTTATCAGAAAGGAGGGGCTGCCTGATATGG TCGTGTGGAATCCATGGGAGAAGAAGTCGAAAGCAATGGCAGATTTTGGCGATGAAGAATATAAGCAGATGCTATGTGTGAATGCAGCAGCTATAGAGAAGAACATCACCCTGAAACCAGGAGAGGAGTGGACGGGGAGAATCGAGCTTGCTGCTGTGCCTTCAAGCTTCTGCTGCGACGAACTTGAACCTCATCTCGACTACTTTTGA
- the LOC121777460 gene encoding common plant regulatory factor 1-like isoform X2 — MLSVFKHKLTVQISISPPSLQTLIFPGRVSRVVPEHIMGNNEEGKCTKLEKSPPPAVPAVDQNNIQMYPDWAAMQAYYGPRFAVPPYINSAVPSPHAPPPYMWGPPQSMIPPYGAPYAAFYAHGGVYAHQGVPMTGTAASVETAAKSSGNTDGGFVKKLKEFDGLAISIGNGNGDGTENETDRRKSTDSDETDGSSDGSNGVAPGANQNGKKRNGEGSPERDGKALKKSSLTTVEVGQASEKTMDVIPPANKPVKDMNVALEVKEPSPSAISSPTSVPLHSIPNESWMQNERELKRERRKQSNRESARRSRLRKQAETEELAVKVQALTSENMSLKSEINALMESSGKLKLENAALMEKLKEAQLNIHNIDDLRRLKPVGTANLLARVNNSESSDVRNEDSSDSYDNSSRPGAKLHQLLDSSPRTDAVAAG, encoded by the exons ATGCTATCAGTTTTCAAGCATAAACTGACTGTCCAAATCTCAATTTCCCCTCCATCACTCCAAACTCTCATTTTCCCAG GCAGAGTATCAAGAGTCGTTCCCGAACACATCATGGGAAACAATGAAGAAGGAAAGTGTACCAAGTTGGAAAAATCACCTCCACCTGCCGTGCCAGCAGTG GATCAGAATAACATACAGATGTATCCTGACTGGGCAGCAATGCAG GCTTACTATGGTCCCCGATTTGCTGTTCCACCATATATCAATTCGGCTGTTCCTTCTCCGCATGCACCGCCCCCCTATATGTGGGGTCCACCACAG TCGATGATTCCTCCTTATGGAGCTCCGTATGCTGCCTTCTATGCTCACGGAGGAGTTTACGCACACCAGGGAGTTCCTATG ACTGGTACTGCTGCGAGCGTGGAAACAGCAGCCAAGTCATCAGGGAACACAGATGGAGGCTTTGTGAAGAAGTTGAAAGAATTTGATGGGCTTGCTATATCAATAGGCAATGGAAATGGTGATGGTACTGAAAATGAAACTGACCGAAGAAAGTCAACAGACAG CGACGAGACTGATGGTTCCAGTGATGGAAGTAATGGAGTTGCTCCAGGG GCTAATCAGAATGGCAAGAAGAGAAATGGAGAAGGATCTCCCGAGAGAG ATGGGAAAGCTCTTAAAAAAAGCAGTTTAACAACTGTTGAAGTTGGCCAAGCTTCTGAGAAGACGATGGACGTGATTCCTCCTGCTAATAAGCCAGTGAAAGACATGAACGTTGCATTGGAAGTGAAGGAACCTTCCCCGAGTGCAATTTCCAGTCCAACTAGTGTTCCACTCCACTCTATTCCTAATGAAAGCTGGATGCAG AATGAACGAGAACTGAAAAGAGAGAGGAGGAAACAGTCAAACCGGGAGTCAGCAAGGCGATCAAGACTGAGGAAACAG GCTGAGACTGAAGAACTAGCTGTCAAAGTTCAAGCACTAACTTCTGAGAACATGAGCCTCAAATCCGAAATAAATGCACTAATGGAAAGCTCTGGGAAACTAAAGCTTGAAAACGCTGCACTAATG GAGAAACTAAAAGAGGCTCAATTAAATATTCACAATATTGATGATCTGAGGAGGCTGAAACCTGTAGGCACAGCAAACCTACTTGCCAGAGTCAACAACTCGGAATCCTCCGACGTTAGGAACGAGGACAGTAGCGACTCGTACGACAACAGTAGTCGTCCTGGAGCTAAACTCCATCAGCTTCTCGACAGTAGTCCCAGGACTGACGCTGTGGCTGCCGGTTGA
- the LOC121777460 gene encoding common plant regulatory factor 1-like isoform X1: protein MLSVFKHKLTVQISISPPSLQTLIFPGRVSRVVPEHIMGNNEEGKCTKLEKSPPPAVPAVDQNNIQMYPDWAAMQAYYGPRFAVPPYINSAVPSPHAPPPYMWGPPQSMIPPYGAPYAAFYAHGGVYAHQGVPMTGTAASVETAAKSSGNTDGGFVKKLKEFDGLAISIGNGNGDGTENETDRRKSTDSDETDGSSDGSNGVAPGANQNGKKRNGEGSPEREDGKALKKSSLTTVEVGQASEKTMDVIPPANKPVKDMNVALEVKEPSPSAISSPTSVPLHSIPNESWMQNERELKRERRKQSNRESARRSRLRKQAETEELAVKVQALTSENMSLKSEINALMESSGKLKLENAALMEKLKEAQLNIHNIDDLRRLKPVGTANLLARVNNSESSDVRNEDSSDSYDNSSRPGAKLHQLLDSSPRTDAVAAG from the exons ATGCTATCAGTTTTCAAGCATAAACTGACTGTCCAAATCTCAATTTCCCCTCCATCACTCCAAACTCTCATTTTCCCAG GCAGAGTATCAAGAGTCGTTCCCGAACACATCATGGGAAACAATGAAGAAGGAAAGTGTACCAAGTTGGAAAAATCACCTCCACCTGCCGTGCCAGCAGTG GATCAGAATAACATACAGATGTATCCTGACTGGGCAGCAATGCAG GCTTACTATGGTCCCCGATTTGCTGTTCCACCATATATCAATTCGGCTGTTCCTTCTCCGCATGCACCGCCCCCCTATATGTGGGGTCCACCACAG TCGATGATTCCTCCTTATGGAGCTCCGTATGCTGCCTTCTATGCTCACGGAGGAGTTTACGCACACCAGGGAGTTCCTATG ACTGGTACTGCTGCGAGCGTGGAAACAGCAGCCAAGTCATCAGGGAACACAGATGGAGGCTTTGTGAAGAAGTTGAAAGAATTTGATGGGCTTGCTATATCAATAGGCAATGGAAATGGTGATGGTACTGAAAATGAAACTGACCGAAGAAAGTCAACAGACAG CGACGAGACTGATGGTTCCAGTGATGGAAGTAATGGAGTTGCTCCAGGG GCTAATCAGAATGGCAAGAAGAGAAATGGAGAAGGATCTCCCGAGAGAG AAGATGGGAAAGCTCTTAAAAAAAGCAGTTTAACAACTGTTGAAGTTGGCCAAGCTTCTGAGAAGACGATGGACGTGATTCCTCCTGCTAATAAGCCAGTGAAAGACATGAACGTTGCATTGGAAGTGAAGGAACCTTCCCCGAGTGCAATTTCCAGTCCAACTAGTGTTCCACTCCACTCTATTCCTAATGAAAGCTGGATGCAG AATGAACGAGAACTGAAAAGAGAGAGGAGGAAACAGTCAAACCGGGAGTCAGCAAGGCGATCAAGACTGAGGAAACAG GCTGAGACTGAAGAACTAGCTGTCAAAGTTCAAGCACTAACTTCTGAGAACATGAGCCTCAAATCCGAAATAAATGCACTAATGGAAAGCTCTGGGAAACTAAAGCTTGAAAACGCTGCACTAATG GAGAAACTAAAAGAGGCTCAATTAAATATTCACAATATTGATGATCTGAGGAGGCTGAAACCTGTAGGCACAGCAAACCTACTTGCCAGAGTCAACAACTCGGAATCCTCCGACGTTAGGAACGAGGACAGTAGCGACTCGTACGACAACAGTAGTCGTCCTGGAGCTAAACTCCATCAGCTTCTCGACAGTAGTCCCAGGACTGACGCTGTGGCTGCCGGTTGA
- the LOC121777460 gene encoding common plant regulatory factor 1-like isoform X3 produces MGNNEEGKCTKLEKSPPPAVPAVDQNNIQMYPDWAAMQAYYGPRFAVPPYINSAVPSPHAPPPYMWGPPQSMIPPYGAPYAAFYAHGGVYAHQGVPMTGTAASVETAAKSSGNTDGGFVKKLKEFDGLAISIGNGNGDGTENETDRRKSTDSDETDGSSDGSNGVAPGANQNGKKRNGEGSPEREDGKALKKSSLTTVEVGQASEKTMDVIPPANKPVKDMNVALEVKEPSPSAISSPTSVPLHSIPNESWMQNERELKRERRKQSNRESARRSRLRKQAETEELAVKVQALTSENMSLKSEINALMESSGKLKLENAALMEKLKEAQLNIHNIDDLRRLKPVGTANLLARVNNSESSDVRNEDSSDSYDNSSRPGAKLHQLLDSSPRTDAVAAG; encoded by the exons ATGGGAAACAATGAAGAAGGAAAGTGTACCAAGTTGGAAAAATCACCTCCACCTGCCGTGCCAGCAGTG GATCAGAATAACATACAGATGTATCCTGACTGGGCAGCAATGCAG GCTTACTATGGTCCCCGATTTGCTGTTCCACCATATATCAATTCGGCTGTTCCTTCTCCGCATGCACCGCCCCCCTATATGTGGGGTCCACCACAG TCGATGATTCCTCCTTATGGAGCTCCGTATGCTGCCTTCTATGCTCACGGAGGAGTTTACGCACACCAGGGAGTTCCTATG ACTGGTACTGCTGCGAGCGTGGAAACAGCAGCCAAGTCATCAGGGAACACAGATGGAGGCTTTGTGAAGAAGTTGAAAGAATTTGATGGGCTTGCTATATCAATAGGCAATGGAAATGGTGATGGTACTGAAAATGAAACTGACCGAAGAAAGTCAACAGACAG CGACGAGACTGATGGTTCCAGTGATGGAAGTAATGGAGTTGCTCCAGGG GCTAATCAGAATGGCAAGAAGAGAAATGGAGAAGGATCTCCCGAGAGAG AAGATGGGAAAGCTCTTAAAAAAAGCAGTTTAACAACTGTTGAAGTTGGCCAAGCTTCTGAGAAGACGATGGACGTGATTCCTCCTGCTAATAAGCCAGTGAAAGACATGAACGTTGCATTGGAAGTGAAGGAACCTTCCCCGAGTGCAATTTCCAGTCCAACTAGTGTTCCACTCCACTCTATTCCTAATGAAAGCTGGATGCAG AATGAACGAGAACTGAAAAGAGAGAGGAGGAAACAGTCAAACCGGGAGTCAGCAAGGCGATCAAGACTGAGGAAACAG GCTGAGACTGAAGAACTAGCTGTCAAAGTTCAAGCACTAACTTCTGAGAACATGAGCCTCAAATCCGAAATAAATGCACTAATGGAAAGCTCTGGGAAACTAAAGCTTGAAAACGCTGCACTAATG GAGAAACTAAAAGAGGCTCAATTAAATATTCACAATATTGATGATCTGAGGAGGCTGAAACCTGTAGGCACAGCAAACCTACTTGCCAGAGTCAACAACTCGGAATCCTCCGACGTTAGGAACGAGGACAGTAGCGACTCGTACGACAACAGTAGTCGTCCTGGAGCTAAACTCCATCAGCTTCTCGACAGTAGTCCCAGGACTGACGCTGTGGCTGCCGGTTGA